The Desulforegula conservatrix Mb1Pa genomic sequence TGTTACCTCTATCGGGCATTTTTATCACCTTAGCGCCCTGGTGTTGATTTTCATTGATTTTTTCAGCCAACATGTTAATATCCTTACTTAAGTTTGTTTTATTTGTTTTGTCCCCTCTGTCTGTCCGGGCAGAGGGGTTTCTTTTTTATCGTGACCATCTTCCAGCTCTTTCACCAGCCGCTCTATGTCTTTTGCTTTCCATGCCAGCGAACGGCTCGACACTCGCACCGGCTTGGGGTAAATGCCACTCTCAACGCCTTTTAACCATTTGCGCCTGCTTACAGGTATGACAGCGGGGATACCCTTGTTAGGATTCCCAAGAATCATATGAATGGTCATATATTTTTCTTTTACCGCTGCCCTACCCTTCATGAACGCATATCCTTTGATGGTGCTTAAGACTTATTCCCATATTCGTCTCCCCGCAATGAGGCCTCTCGCAGATAGTTTTATCTGGAAACGCCATTTCTGAATGCAGCGTTCCCAGATATTAGAATTATGCGACCACGGCGATCTCAGGGA encodes the following:
- a CDS encoding helix-turn-helix transcriptional regulator, which encodes MKGRAAVKEKYMTIHMILGNPNKGIPAVIPVSRRKWLKGVESGIYPKPVRVSSRSLAWKAKDIERLVKELEDGHDKKETPLPGQTEGTKQIKQT